From Campylobacter upsaliensis, the proteins below share one genomic window:
- a CDS encoding Panacea domain-containing protein: protein MTKLEKIINYIIYSFRDEPLKLGKLKLAKILWFSDRAFMYKYSETLTGLEYIKMQYGPLPKKYDKILKSLENDRVIHSYQSNAYGDDDKKQICFHSLIEPNMNDFNAKEIQIIDEVMARLKDERAVDLSKQTHDKLWESVNIGEIMPIEAVFWNDIEPVNEEDIKWAKAVLKTKGFYAD, encoded by the coding sequence ATGACTAAGCTTGAAAAAATTATTAATTACATCATTTATTCTTTTAGGGACGAGCCTTTAAAATTAGGGAAATTGAAACTTGCTAAAATTTTGTGGTTTAGTGATAGGGCTTTTATGTATAAATATAGTGAAACTTTAACGGGCTTAGAATATATCAAAATGCAATATGGTCCCCTACCTAAAAAATATGACAAGATATTAAAAAGCCTTGAAAATGATCGCGTGATACATAGCTATCAATCAAATGCTTATGGCGATGATGATAAAAAGCAAATTTGCTTTCATAGTCTTATTGAGCCTAATATGAACGACTTTAATGCAAAAGAAATTCAAATCATAGACGAAGTTATGGCAAGGCTAAAGGACGAAAGGGCGGTTGATTTATCAAAACAAACGCACGATAAGCTATGGGAGAGTGTGAATATCGGGGAAATTATGCCTATTGAAGCGGTATTTTGGAACGATATAGAGCCAGTCAATGAAGAGGATATAAAATGGGCGAAAGCTGTGTTAAAGACTAAGGGATTTTATGCAGATTAA
- a CDS encoding terminase large subunit domain-containing protein: MSDKQNEALRELALRELARRDLKTFLRLKWARFNQMPFLDNWHFDYLCQVLQSTMKEFSNPPLRRVMLNMPPSYGKTETIARTFIPWALGNNPYRKFIYISYSDDLGRKINKQIRELMHSQFYRSIFGTPLFIQANSSEFILKQGGGLFVTTLKGAITGFHADSILIDDPIKVENMKSKKEREFVNQAFKDSILTRLQDKDSNITILMQRLGEDDLCGFLLNERHFTPEIIKEWKVLKMEALNKEKTLYQVGKFSYEREANEPLFMKKHDLEGLKALKAQMGDDEFFTQYQQEPQASESGFFLLENFKTIPSFEMKEQKEYIFFDGAFAINARADNRALVVVGVENHGENSVRYVLKNCFYGIWDEMQTCEHIIETLINYPNARVYMESEGGGLILHRLLQREIVRVNENLKRQNKPLINNIIEVYPANRKISKVEKIKAMRAYYNSGALVFLNQASSLNQIKKELLSFNPEKPFRKDDCIDALASCIAHKDTLPPAALKMPLQKSGRSVYQSGWNI; this comes from the coding sequence ATGAGTGATAAACAAAACGAAGCTTTGAGAGAACTAGCGCTTAGAGAATTGGCAAGGCGTGATTTAAAGACCTTTTTAAGGCTAAAATGGGCGCGTTTTAATCAAATGCCTTTTTTGGATAATTGGCATTTTGATTATTTATGTCAAGTTTTACAAAGCACGATGAAGGAATTTTCAAACCCTCCACTTCGCCGCGTTATGCTAAATATGCCACCCTCTTATGGCAAAACGGAAACCATAGCTAGGACTTTTATCCCTTGGGCTTTGGGGAATAATCCTTATCGTAAATTTATTTATATCTCTTATAGTGATGATTTAGGCAGGAAAATCAATAAGCAAATAAGAGAGCTGATGCACTCACAATTTTATAGAAGCATATTTGGCACGCCTTTATTTATCCAGGCAAATTCAAGCGAGTTTATCCTAAAGCAAGGCGGAGGGCTTTTTGTAACGACTTTAAAGGGGGCAATTACTGGCTTTCACGCGGATAGCATACTCATAGATGATCCTATAAAAGTGGAAAATATGAAAAGCAAAAAAGAGCGTGAATTTGTCAATCAAGCCTTTAAGGATAGCATTTTAACGAGATTACAGGATAAGGATTCTAACATTACTATTTTAATGCAAAGGTTAGGCGAAGATGATTTATGCGGCTTTTTGCTTAATGAAAGGCATTTTACGCCTGAGATTATCAAAGAGTGGAAAGTGCTTAAAATGGAGGCTTTAAACAAGGAAAAAACCCTTTATCAGGTAGGTAAATTTAGCTATGAAAGAGAAGCAAATGAGCCTTTATTTATGAAAAAGCACGATTTAGAGGGCTTAAAGGCTTTAAAGGCACAAATGGGCGATGATGAGTTTTTTACCCAGTATCAGCAAGAGCCGCAAGCGAGTGAGAGCGGATTTTTTTTACTTGAGAATTTTAAGACAATTCCAAGTTTTGAGATGAAAGAGCAAAAAGAATATATCTTTTTTGACGGGGCATTTGCTATTAATGCAAGGGCGGATAATAGGGCTTTGGTAGTCGTGGGCGTGGAAAATCACGGCGAAAATAGCGTAAGATATGTGCTAAAAAACTGCTTTTATGGGATATGGGACGAAATGCAAACTTGCGAGCATATCATAGAAACTTTGATTAATTATCCTAATGCTAGGGTTTATATGGAAAGTGAGGGCGGAGGGCTTATACTGCATAGGCTTTTACAGCGTGAAATCGTGCGTGTTAATGAAAATCTTAAAAGGCAAAATAAGCCCTTAATTAATAATATCATAGAGGTGTATCCAGCCAATAGAAAAATCTCAAAAGTGGAGAAAATCAAGGCGATGAGGGCGTATTATAATAGCGGTGCTTTGGTGTTTTTAAATCAAGCTTCCTCGCTTAATCAAATCAAAAAAGAATTATTAAGCTTTAACCCTGAAAAGCCTTTTAGAAAAGATGACTGCATTGACGCGCTTGCTTCTTGCATAGCACATAAGGACACTTTGCCTCCTGCGGCTTTAAAAATGCCTTTGCAAAAGAGTGGTAGAAGCGTGTATCAAAGCGGATGGAATATTTAA
- a CDS encoding phage capsid family protein has translation MLDSLNKINLAAWRENPNVAVEIARTIENASWQKSPFAPFMGRGQDRGVRTYNVKDSNPYRPRLKAQLTGDGVRGNADFETNFDNLEILSQTVYPLIIGNSIKSPVKQYTQIEQIDFIKEATESLTDWIQDKRDRAFITALSNDLSNVVVCDKNGTGYKDTTAENSVLEASKKTTKGDVCNVKALRRAIFMARSGINYKNKEAFPIKPIRSNMHSVGGIEVTNYSYLILLDTYQANQLKNDPEWIAMQKVGIRGEKNNLFTGLVGIIDECPVIDMGVWTKMQVGLLNSEISDSDFISNINEQNVGGNLTPPSAYANTQPVSIGFLIGASALVMVGSDTPSFYIDESQDAGRKVVCGVDRLMAIAKAKFENASGALSAYANTDFSTIGIISSKE, from the coding sequence ATGTTAGATAGTTTAAACAAAATCAATTTAGCAGCGTGGAGAGAAAATCCAAATGTCGCGGTAGAAATCGCAAGAACGATAGAAAATGCAAGTTGGCAAAAAAGCCCTTTTGCGCCTTTTATGGGTAGGGGGCAAGATAGAGGGGTAAGAACCTATAATGTCAAGGATTCTAACCCTTATCGCCCTAGACTTAAAGCACAATTAACAGGCGACGGCGTGAGAGGAAATGCGGACTTTGAAACAAATTTCGATAATTTAGAAATTTTAAGTCAAACGGTGTATCCTTTAATCATAGGAAATTCCATTAAAAGCCCTGTTAAGCAATACACGCAAATAGAGCAAATCGACTTCATCAAAGAAGCGACTGAAAGCCTTACCGACTGGATACAAGATAAAAGGGACAGGGCTTTCATCACGGCTTTAAGTAATGATTTAAGCAATGTCGTAGTTTGTGATAAAAACGGCACAGGTTATAAGGATACCACAGCAGAAAATAGCGTTTTAGAAGCGAGTAAAAAAACGACTAAGGGCGATGTGTGTAATGTCAAAGCCTTACGCCGTGCAATTTTTATGGCAAGAAGTGGGATAAATTATAAAAACAAAGAAGCCTTTCCTATCAAGCCTATAAGAAGTAATATGCACTCAGTAGGAGGCATTGAAGTTACAAATTATTCTTACCTTATCTTGCTTGATACTTACCAAGCAAATCAGCTTAAAAACGACCCTGAGTGGATAGCGATGCAAAAAGTCGGTATAAGAGGTGAGAAAAATAACCTTTTCACTGGCTTAGTGGGTATCATCGATGAATGTCCTGTGATTGATATGGGTGTATGGACTAAGATGCAAGTGGGTTTGCTTAATAGTGAAATTAGCGATAGCGATTTTATCTCTAATATTAACGAACAAAATGTCGGCGGAAATTTAACTCCCCCTTCAGCCTATGCAAATACTCAACCTGTATCAATAGGCTTTTTAATCGGTGCTTCAGCTTTGGTAATGGTAGGAAGTGATACGCCTAGCTTTTACATCGATGAAAGTCAAGACGCAGGGCGTAAGGTCGTTTGCGGTGTGGATAGGCTTATGGCGATAGCTAAGGCGAAATTTGAAAATGCAAGTGGGGCGTTAAGTGCTTATGCAAATACGGATTTTTCTACCATAGGCATTATTTCAAGTAAGGAGTAA
- a CDS encoding DUF4376 domain-containing protein, with the protein MQNVELNTAWADLSLESIKANLEWALTHPYLNLWLENAEASEALEVKKELKKAEITKKRDEAINGGVEYKGKVFQSGEKDRNLLTSTTSLFSITKQVPQGFKWIAKDNEAVSFTLEDLIALGGVMANAVNTHTMKARELKDKVEKAKSVAALEKIQVEF; encoded by the coding sequence ATGCAAAATGTAGAATTAAACACGGCGTGGGCGGATTTGAGTCTAGAAAGTATAAAGGCGAATTTGGAGTGGGCTTTAACGCATCCTTATTTAAATCTATGGCTTGAAAATGCAGAAGCTAGTGAGGCTTTAGAAGTGAAAAAAGAGCTTAAAAAAGCAGAAATTACAAAAAAAAGAGATGAAGCCATAAATGGAGGCGTAGAGTATAAAGGCAAGGTTTTTCAAAGCGGTGAAAAGGATAGAAATTTGCTAACCTCTACCACTTCGCTTTTTAGCATAACTAAACAGGTGCCGCAGGGTTTTAAGTGGATAGCTAAGGACAATGAGGCGGTTAGCTTTACTTTGGAGGATTTAATCGCTTTGGGTGGCGTTATGGCTAATGCTGTAAATACTCACACGATGAAGGCAAGGGAGCTAAAAGACAAAGTCGAAAAGGCGAAAAGCGTGGCGGCTTTGGAAAAAATACAAGTAGAGTTTTAA